A genomic window from Bubalus bubalis isolate 160015118507 breed Murrah chromosome X, NDDB_SH_1, whole genome shotgun sequence includes:
- the LOC102398518 gene encoding uncharacterized protein CXorf66 homolog: MNLFIYVLLLSIWTNSCLDRNESNGSATAVTTHAEFKQTKLQELRRRLLIIVIGTLITGCMVTCTCFLHYSCDSKEAHKAAKDKKEDITIKASRSTKISFTDSKSPTAGLGDPERQSVVSRIDKSSGPSSPRKVPSSAEKSVRPSSQKKPSKPSAPKKVLGSPPKEKLHRTCSPKKAHRQAHAHKLVGQVSPSYPEKAIKPTWPPSLQCQVKPTKTPLPYPKNQSFPEQSSVDKLTKCQRYLKLKCPASAGRAEILSRPQPVKFCRCYKEKCLVCRAVSEPFITHVSEANKKHVPVPLFSRELKHFYKSYKKKQSKYNTLYGNMSDSDITTYNSDGESDREVIIFCNIKCKEDIYKNSRNN, encoded by the exons ATGAATCTCTTCATTTATGTCCTCCTTTTATCAATTTGGACAAATAGTTGTTTAGATAGAAATGAAAGCAATGGATCTGCTACTGCAG TAACTACACATGCTGAATTCAAGCAGACCAAACTGCAGGAATTACGGCGACGTCTACTCATTATTGTAATTGGTACCCTCATCACTGGCTGTATGGTCACGTGTACCTGCTTTCTTCACTATAGCTGTGATAGCAAGGAAGCCCATAAAGCAGCCAA GGACAAGAAAGAAGATATCACCATCAAGGCATCCAGGTCAACTAAAATATCATTTACTGACTCCAAGTCACCGACTGCTGGTCTGGGCGATCCAGAAAGACAATCTGTGGTATCCAGAATAGATAAGTCATCTGGGCCCTCAAGTCCACGAAAAGTTCCTTCAAGTGCAGAAAAGTCAGTCAGGCCCTCGAGTCAAAAAAAACCATCCAAGCCATCAGCTCCCAAAAAAGTGTTAGGATCACCCCCCAAGGAAAAGTTGCATAGAACATGCAGTCCAAAAAAGGCACATAGGCAGGCTCATGCCCATAAGCTAGTCGGTCAGGTCAGTCCATCCTATCCAGAGAAGGCCATCAAGCCAACTTGGCCACCAAGTCTACAGTGTCAGGTCAAGCCAACCAAAACTCCTCTACCCTATCCAAAGAATCAAAGCTTCCCTGAGCAATCAAGTGTAGATAAACTGACCAAATGCCAGAGATATCTTAAACTAAAATGCCCAGCTAGTGCAGGTAGGGCAGAAATATTATCTAGGCCTCAACCAGTGAAGTTTTGTCGATGCTACAAGGAAAAGTGCCTTGTTTGCAGAGCTGTTTCTGAGCCATTCATCACTCATGTTTCAGAAGCAAATAAAAAGCATGTTCCGGTTCCACTGTTTTCACGCGAATTGAAGCACTTTTACAAGtcatataaaaagaaacaatccaaatacaaCACACTGTATGGCAACATGAGTGACAGTGATATCACAACATATAACAGTGATGGTGAGAGTGACAGGGAGGTGATTATATTCTGCAATATAAAATGCAAGGAAGACATCTATAAAAACTCCCGAAATAATTAA